Proteins encoded by one window of Pseudomonadota bacterium:
- a CDS encoding peptidylprolyl isomerase: MENTLYMQLKTGRVVIAMRPDLAPKHVARIKELVRQGFYDGLNFHRVIDGFMAQGGDPDGNGTGGSGKNLPAEFSREPHTRGAVSMARASSPDSADSQFFIVLADSNFLDGQYTVWGRVIEGMEHVDAIKKGDQRRNGEVTNPDKIIRMQVAADVVAAGAASAK, translated from the coding sequence ATGGAAAACACCCTTTATATGCAGCTGAAAACAGGCCGTGTGGTCATCGCCATGCGCCCGGACCTGGCCCCGAAGCACGTGGCCCGCATCAAGGAACTGGTCCGCCAGGGATTCTATGACGGCCTGAATTTCCACCGGGTTATTGACGGCTTTATGGCCCAGGGCGGCGACCCTGATGGCAACGGCACCGGCGGATCGGGCAAGAACCTGCCGGCCGAATTCTCCCGCGAGCCCCATACCAGGGGCGCTGTTTCCATGGCCCGGGCCTCCAGCCCCGACAGTGCAGACAGCCAGTTCTTCATCGTCCTTGCCGATTCAAACTTCCTGGACGGACAGTACACGGTCTGGGGTCGCGTGATTGAGGGCATGGAACATGTGGACGCCATCAAGAAGGGCGACCAGCGCCGCAACGGCGAAGTGACCAACCCCGACAAGATCATCCGCATGCAGGTCGCCGCGGATGTGGTGGCTGCAGGAGCTGCCTCCGCCAAGTAG